The sequence below is a genomic window from Denitratisoma sp. DHT3.
GTGAACACGCCGGTGCCGTCGCCGTTCAGGTCGCCGCTGCCGCCGGCGGTGCGATAGTCGTCGCTGGCCCGCAGCCAGGCGCCGGCCACGCCCAGGGCATCGCCGCCGCGATCCCAATAGGAACCGCTCAGTTCGGCGCCCAGCGTCAGGGCCCGGTCGAAGCTCACGCGGCCCTTGGTCTGCTGGCCGTAGCGGCCGAAGACGGTGACGCCGTCGCCCAGCCGCTGGTCGGCGGAGACGCCCCAGCCGGCCTGCTGCGTCAGGCTGCCGTCGAGTTCCAGGCCCTGGCCGTTGCGCCACAGGTAGGCCCGGTAATTGCCGGTCAGCCCGCCGAAGAATTTCATCGAGGCTTCGAGCTGCGCCATGAACAGCGGCGAGGAGAAATAGCGCTGATAGTTGGCGCCGCGCCGGGTGCCGAAGATGCCGGCCGAGACGCGCCAGGTCTCCGGCTTGGCGCTCCAGTCGTAGTAGGAGGCGACGATGCCGGGCTGGAAGCCGTTGGCGTCGACGCCGATCTGGCCGCCCGCGTCCAGCATCGGGTTATGGACGAAGACGGAGTTCAGGAACTGGCGCGATTCGTCGCCGGCGGCCGCGTTCTGGTCGAAGAAGCCGAACAGGTCCATCTTGCCGAAGGTCAGCTCCAGGGTCTCCCGCGAGCGGGGCTTGAAGCCGCCGAAGGGCAGGGGGATGCTGGCCTGGTACCAGGCCTGGCCGAGGATCGCCACCGAATCGTCGGGGCTGGCGCCGCTGGCGCGGAAGGCCACCGCGTTGGGGGCGCTGGCGAAGGCGCCGAGATTGGAGAACGGTCCATTCAGCCCCAGTCCCTGGCCGAGGCGGAAATGGGCGAAAAGTTTCTGCTCCACGTCGCCGATCGATTCGAGCGGCAGTTCGGCGGTGACGTCGGCCCGGTAGTTGAGCTGGCTGTTGCCGTCCGCCGTCCCCCGCGGCAGGCCGCTCGGACGTTGGATCACGGTGGTGAGGCTGACGCCGACGGCCAGCCCGTCGAGGGCGTCGATCTTCTTCGACGCCTTCTTCATGTCCAGCGTGTCTTTCTCCACCGCCTTGAGGCGGGCGGTGATCTCGGGCTCCAGCTCACTGATGTTGTCGCTGTCCAGGCCCTGGTTCAAGCGGGTCTGCTGCTGCTCCAGGGCTTGCAGGCGCTGGCCCAGTTCGGCCGGCGGCTGGCCTTGCCGCACCTGCCGCTCCAGTTCGGCATTGCGCTGTTCCAGGCGATCCAGGCGCTCGGTGAGTTGCTGCACCAGCTTCAGCAGCTTTCCCTCGTCCCGGCCCGCCGGCGCGGCGGCGGCGGTGCCGCAGGCGAAGAGGGCGGCGGTGGCCAGGACGGTGGCGCGCAGCTTCAGTTTGCGGTCGACGGCCATCATGACTCAATACCCGCCTTTCTTGCCGATGCCGACGTAGGTGAATTCGAATTCCACGTCGAACGGCTTGAACCAGGGCCGCACGCCGGTGAGCCGGTCGGTGTGGCGGCCGAAATGGGCGTGGGGATTGGCGCTGGGCGGCAGGATGGTGTATTTGACGTGGTACTTGCCGGGCCCGAACAACTTCACGTTGTCGCCGTAATGGGGGCCGTCGTTGGCCACCATGGGCATGAAGTCGCCGGCGATCTTCTGGTTGCTGCCCTGCTTGGTCACTTCGTACTTGACCATCAGGTAGGGAATCCACGCCCCTTCCTCGAAGCCGTTCGGGTTGTTGGCCAGCGCGTGGATGTCGGCCTCCATGTGGATGTCCGATTCCTCGGCCTTGCGCATCATGCCGTCCGGCTCCATGGCGACGGCCTGCAGATAGACCGCGGCGATTTCCATGCCGTTGCGCTGCTGCGGGGTGCCGATCGGGTATTCGACGGCGGCGGCGGACAGGGCGGTGAGGCCCAGGGCGGCGGCCAGGACGAGGGTGCGCAGCGTCGGGAAAGCGGTCTGGATCATGGTGGGCTCCGTATCGAGAGTTGAGTGCCGACCGTGACGGCCGGAAAAGAGGTTCAATCTAATTGATAATTGTTATCAATTATAAGGACGGGTAATCTTTGCGTCAATCACCCGGGGCAACTTGCAGGCGCCGGCAATTGGGGTAGAGTTCGGCCTCTCCTTGCCTGACCGAACACCGTGCGCATTTTTCGTCTTCTCAAGATCATTCGCGTCAGCCTTGCTTTCGGCCTGGATCAGTTGATTCTCGAGCACGAACCGAGCGGCCGCCTGCTGAGGCTGGCGCGATGGCTGCTGTTCTGGCGCGATCTGTCCGCGCCCCGCGCCGTGCGTCTGCGCCAGGCCCTGGAGGCCCTGGGGCCGATCTTCGTCAAGTTCGGCCAGTTGCTGTCCACCCGCCGCGACCTGCTGCCGTCGGACATCGCCGATGAACTGGCCCGGCTGCAGGATCAGGTCCCGGCCTTTCCCTGGGAGCAGGCCCGCGCACGGTTGGAGGCCTGCTACGGCAAGCCGGTGGATCAGGTCTTCACCCGCTTCGAACAGGTGCCGGTGGCGTCTGCGTCGGTGGCCCAGGTCCACTTCGCCGAGTTGCCCGATGGCCGCGAGGTCGCGGTCAAGATCCTGCGTCCGGGCATCGAACGGGTGATCGACCACGACCTGGCGCTGCTGGATGCGGGCGCCCTGCTGCTGGAGCGGCTCTGGTCGGATGGCAAGCGCCTGCGGCCGCGCGAGGTGGTGGCGGAATTCGACAAGTACCTGCACGACGAACTGGATCTGATGCGCGAGGCCGCCAATTGCGCCCAGTTGCGGCGCAATTTCGCCCATTCGCCGCTGCTGCTGGTGCCCGAGGTGTATTGGGACTGGTGCGACGAGTCGGTGATGGCGATGGAGCGCATGCAGGGCGTTCCCATCTCCCAGGTGGAGACGCTGCGCGCCCGCGGCGTCGACATCCCGGCCCTGGCCCGGGCCGGGGTGGAAATATTCTTCACCCAGGTGTTCCGGGACGGCTTTTTCCACGCCGACATGCATCCGGGCAACGTCTTCGTCGCCACCGAGGGCGTCCACAAAGGCAAGTACATCGCCCTGGACTTCGGCATCGTCGGCACGCTGACCGCCACCGACCAGCATTATCTGGCGCAGAACTTCCTGGCGTTTTTCCGCCGCGACTACAAGCGGGTGGCCGAGGTTCACGTGGAGTCGGGCTGGGTGCCGCCGGATACCCGCATCGACGAGTTCGAGGCGGCGATCCGCGCCGTCTGCGAGCCGATCTTCGATCGGCCGCTGAAGGACATTTCCTTCGGCCGCGTGCTGTTGCGCCTGTTCCAGGCTTCGCGCCGCTTCAACGTGGTGATCCAGCCGCAACTGGTGCTGCTGCAAAAGACCCTGCTCAATATCGAGGGCCTGGGACGGCAACTGGACCCGGACCTGGACCTGTGGCAGACCGCCAAGCCCTTCCTGGAGCGCTGGATGCGGGAGCAGGTGGGTTGGCGCGGCCTGGTGCGCAACCTGAAGCAGGAGGCGCCGCAATGGGCGTCCCTGCTGCCGGCCCTGCCGCGCCTGGCCCACCAGGCGCTGGCGGCGGCGGAACGCAGCCGGGTGAGCGAGGAACTGGCCGCGCTGCGCGCCACCCAGGCCCGGCAGGGGCGCTGGCTCGCGCTGACGGCGATCTTACTGGCCCTGGTCCTGGCGCTGCTGCTGTTGCGGCACTGAATCCTCCCGCGCGGCGCCGCCCTCGCAGATGTGCTGGGCCCAGGTCAGCGCCTCGGCCTGGGCCGTCATCACCTGTTCCTGACTCAACTGCAGTTCGTCGGCGATGCGATTGACTTCGTCGAAATCGGCCTGTTCCAGGGCTTCGCACAGCAGGATCAGGTGGCCGAGGGGAGCCCGCCGCTCCACCAGGGCTTCGCACAATTCGTCGGCCAGGTTCAGGCGCTTCGCCACCTTCTCCATGGGCCAGCCCATCAGCACGTCGGCCAGGGACAGAAGACCCACCATGTAGGCCTCCTCCTGCAGCATGGTGGTGACGTGATGGGTGCGGTAGGTCAGCACGTATTCCATGAAGCGCGCCCTGCGCAGCGCCAGCTCCATCAGCGGCGAGGCGTGGCCCTCGCCGTGCAGCACGTAGAGCAGCACCTGCAGCCAGCGGGTCAGTTGCTTGCGGCCGAGGATGGAAAAGGCGTGCTTGATGCTGCGGATCGAGGTGGGCAGCGCGAAGGCCGATGAATTCACCAGGCGCAGCAAATGCACGGAGAGTACCGGATCGGCCTTGAAGGCTTCCTCCAGCACCCGGTCGTCCTTGTCGCCGGCCAGCTTGGAAAGCAGGTCCAGCACCGCCATTTTCTGGGGGTCGGCGCGCTTGCCGGCGATCTCGGTGCGGCGCGCGAAATGGTAGCCCTGGAACAGGTGAAAGCCCTTGCGCTTGAGCGCCTCGAATTGCTCGGGCTGGTCCACGCCGCGGGCGTAGAGCTGCGCGCCCTGGCCCCAGGCTTCCATCACCAGATCGTCGATGCCGCCGCCGGCCACGGCGGCGGCGTCGAACTTGACCATGTCGGCCTGCGTGGCGGCGTCTCCCAGGCCGTCCCGGGCGCTTGCGCCGCCGCCCGAGAGGTCGATGACAATGCGAAAGCCCTTGGTCCGCAAGATCCGGCAGCGCTCGGCGCAGGCGTGCAGCGTGGCCAGGTCGATTTCCAGGGCGAAGCGGTCGGCCGGCAGCAGGTTGAGCAGATCGCTCGCCAGAAGCGCCGCCGAGGCGGGCACGAAGGCCCGCCGCAGGCGCAGCAAGTCGTCCAGACCCGAATGGATGAAGGCGCTCACCACGGCGTCGGCCATCATCGCCGGTTCCTCGGCGCCGTCCGCGCGCCGGTAGAGCAATTCGACGGCCACCGAGGCCTGGGCGGCGTTGAGGATGGGTTGGTAGGCGAAGCTGTAGCGGGTGCAATCCATGGGTGGCTGGCGGGCGGAAACGGGCGCAAAGACCATAATGACGCTGGCTATAATGCCGCATTTGTCCTGGCGCTGCATGATAACTGCGCCACATCGCGGGAATTGTCGATGCTGCTCTGGTTCGTCGCGCTGTATCTGTTGATTTCGGTCGGCATCGGCCTGTTCGCCGCCACCCGGGTCCATAACGTCAAGGATTTCGCCGTGGCCGGCCGCCACCTGCCGCTGCCGGTGGTGACCGCCACGGTGTTCGCCACCTGGTTCGGCGCCGAGGCGGTGTTCGGCGCCTCGGCCACCTTCGTCAAGGAGGGCTTGAGCGGCGTGGTGGCCGACCCCTTCGGCTCCTCGATGTGCCTGGTGCTGGCCG
It includes:
- a CDS encoding carbohydrate porin, translating into MMAVDRKLKLRATVLATAALFACGTAAAAPAGRDEGKLLKLVQQLTERLDRLEQRNAELERQVRQGQPPAELGQRLQALEQQQTRLNQGLDSDNISELEPEITARLKAVEKDTLDMKKASKKIDALDGLAVGVSLTTVIQRPSGLPRGTADGNSQLNYRADVTAELPLESIGDVEQKLFAHFRLGQGLGLNGPFSNLGAFASAPNAVAFRASGASPDDSVAILGQAWYQASIPLPFGGFKPRSRETLELTFGKMDLFGFFDQNAAAGDESRQFLNSVFVHNPMLDAGGQIGVDANGFQPGIVASYYDWSAKPETWRVSAGIFGTRRGANYQRYFSSPLFMAQLEASMKFFGGLTGNYRAYLWRNGQGLELDGSLTQQAGWGVSADQRLGDGVTVFGRYGQQTKGRVSFDRALTLGAELSGSYWDRGGDALGVAGAWLRASDDYRTAGGSGDLNGDGTGVFTFTPVGAEKVAEIYYRYRITKQFELSPDFQYIWKLGANPDARNASIVGLRAQITF
- a CDS encoding iron transporter, which encodes MIQTAFPTLRTLVLAAALGLTALSAAAVEYPIGTPQQRNGMEIAAVYLQAVAMEPDGMMRKAEESDIHMEADIHALANNPNGFEEGAWIPYLMVKYEVTKQGSNQKIAGDFMPMVANDGPHYGDNVKLFGPGKYHVKYTILPPSANPHAHFGRHTDRLTGVRPWFKPFDVEFEFTYVGIGKKGGY
- the ubiB gene encoding ubiquinone biosynthesis regulatory protein kinase UbiB, whose protein sequence is MRIFRLLKIIRVSLAFGLDQLILEHEPSGRLLRLARWLLFWRDLSAPRAVRLRQALEALGPIFVKFGQLLSTRRDLLPSDIADELARLQDQVPAFPWEQARARLEACYGKPVDQVFTRFEQVPVASASVAQVHFAELPDGREVAVKILRPGIERVIDHDLALLDAGALLLERLWSDGKRLRPREVVAEFDKYLHDELDLMREAANCAQLRRNFAHSPLLLVPEVYWDWCDESVMAMERMQGVPISQVETLRARGVDIPALARAGVEIFFTQVFRDGFFHADMHPGNVFVATEGVHKGKYIALDFGIVGTLTATDQHYLAQNFLAFFRRDYKRVAEVHVESGWVPPDTRIDEFEAAIRAVCEPIFDRPLKDISFGRVLLRLFQASRRFNVVIQPQLVLLQKTLLNIEGLGRQLDPDLDLWQTAKPFLERWMREQVGWRGLVRNLKQEAPQWASLLPALPRLAHQALAAAERSRVSEELAALRATQARQGRWLALTAILLALVLALLLLRH
- a CDS encoding EAL and HDOD domain-containing protein, translating into MVFAPVSARQPPMDCTRYSFAYQPILNAAQASVAVELLYRRADGAEEPAMMADAVVSAFIHSGLDDLLRLRRAFVPASAALLASDLLNLLPADRFALEIDLATLHACAERCRILRTKGFRIVIDLSGGGASARDGLGDAATQADMVKFDAAAVAGGGIDDLVMEAWGQGAQLYARGVDQPEQFEALKRKGFHLFQGYHFARRTEIAGKRADPQKMAVLDLLSKLAGDKDDRVLEEAFKADPVLSVHLLRLVNSSAFALPTSIRSIKHAFSILGRKQLTRWLQVLLYVLHGEGHASPLMELALRRARFMEYVLTYRTHHVTTMLQEEAYMVGLLSLADVLMGWPMEKVAKRLNLADELCEALVERRAPLGHLILLCEALEQADFDEVNRIADELQLSQEQVMTAQAEALTWAQHICEGGAAREDSVPQQQQRQDQGQ